A genomic window from Gymnodinialimonas ceratoperidinii includes:
- a CDS encoding rod shape-determining protein — MVGFFSNLFSSDMAIDLGTANTLVYVRGRGVILNEPSVVAYQVKDGVKKALAFGEDAKLMLGRTPGSIQAIRPMRDGVIADFDVAEEMIKHFISKVHKRTTFTKPKIIVCVPHGATPVEKRAIRQSVLGAGARKAGLIAEPIAAAIGAGMPITDPTGSMVVDIGGGTTEVAVLSLADIVYARSVRVGGDRMDDAIISYLRRQHNLLIGEATAERIKTSIGTARMPDDGRGASMRIRGRDLLNGVPKETEISQAQVAEALAEPVQQICEAVMGALEATPPDLAADIVDRGVMLTGGGALLGELDLALREQTGLAISVADESLNCVALGTGKALEYENLLRHAIDYDS, encoded by the coding sequence ATGGTCGGATTTTTTAGCAACTTGTTCTCGTCTGACATGGCGATCGATCTCGGGACCGCGAATACGCTGGTCTACGTGCGCGGTCGCGGCGTGATCCTGAACGAGCCCTCGGTCGTGGCCTACCAGGTCAAGGATGGCGTGAAGAAAGCGCTGGCCTTCGGGGAGGACGCCAAGCTGATGCTTGGTCGGACCCCCGGTTCAATCCAGGCGATCCGGCCCATGCGCGACGGGGTGATTGCGGACTTCGACGTGGCCGAGGAGATGATCAAGCACTTCATCTCGAAGGTGCACAAGCGCACGACCTTCACCAAGCCCAAGATCATCGTCTGTGTGCCCCACGGCGCGACGCCCGTGGAAAAACGCGCGATCCGGCAATCGGTTCTGGGCGCAGGCGCGCGCAAGGCGGGCCTGATCGCGGAACCCATCGCCGCGGCGATCGGGGCGGGCATGCCAATCACCGATCCCACCGGCTCCATGGTCGTGGACATCGGCGGCGGCACCACCGAGGTCGCGGTCCTGTCGCTGGCCGACATCGTTTACGCCCGCTCCGTGCGGGTGGGCGGTGACCGGATGGACGACGCGATCATCTCCTACCTGCGCCGCCAGCATAATCTGCTGATCGGTGAAGCCACGGCGGAGCGGATCAAGACCTCTATCGGCACCGCGCGGATGCCCGACGACGGGCGCGGCGCCTCGATGCGCATTCGCGGCCGCGACCTGCTCAACGGCGTGCCGAAAGAGACCGAGATTTCGCAGGCCCAGGTGGCCGAGGCGCTGGCCGAGCCGGTGCAACAGATCTGCGAGGCCGTCATGGGCGCGCTGGAAGCCACGCCGCCCGATCTGGCCGCCGATATCGTCGACCGTGGGGTGATGCTGACCGGGGGCGGCGCGCTTTTGGGAGAGCTGGACCTTGCCCTGCGCGAACAGACGGGCCTTGCGATCTCGGTCGCGGACGAGAGCTTGAACTGCGTCGCCCTCGGCACCGGCAAGGCGCTGGAATACGAGAATCTCCTGCGTCACGCGATCGACTACGACAGCTGA
- a CDS encoding cryptochrome/photolyase family protein, which translates to MVAPRLVLVLGDQLSPDVAALREADKTRDVVLMAEVGSEASYVPHHPKKIAFLFAAMRKFAAALREGGWTVRYTRLDDPDNAGSIPGEILRAAEVTGAKEVLATEPGEFRLIAALEECPIPVHQLPDDRFLCSHAEFADWAEGRKELRMEWFYREMRRKTGLLMDGDAPEGGKWNYDHENRKPPPGSVEVAPMRFTPDDTVAEVLELVEARFGDNFGTLTPFWFATDTAQARRALSHFTKTALPHFGDYQDAMMKGERFLYHAIVSMYVNAGLLGWREVCDAAEAAYRAGDAPLNAVEGFIRQIIGWREYMRGIYFLEGPGYTERNVLRHDRPLPAFYWSADTDMLCLAEAIGQTRDEAYAHHIQRLMVTGNFALLAGVDPHEVHEWYLAVYADAYEWVEAPNVIGMSQFADGGIVGSKPYVSGGNYINKMSDYCKSCAYAVSQKTGEGACPFNALYWQFLDRHEERFSKNPRMAQMYRTWNRMDEEKRAATIASAEAFLAKLDAGERV; encoded by the coding sequence ATGGTAGCGCCGCGCCTCGTCCTGGTTCTGGGCGATCAGCTTTCTCCCGACGTTGCTGCCCTGCGCGAGGCGGACAAGACGCGCGACGTCGTGCTCATGGCCGAGGTCGGGTCAGAGGCCAGCTACGTCCCACACCACCCCAAGAAGATCGCCTTCCTCTTCGCGGCGATGCGCAAGTTTGCCGCTGCCCTGCGCGAGGGCGGCTGGACCGTTCGTTACACGCGCCTCGACGATCCCGACAATGCAGGCTCCATCCCCGGTGAGATCCTGCGCGCGGCCGAGGTGACCGGCGCGAAAGAGGTGCTGGCCACCGAACCCGGCGAGTTCCGCCTGATCGCGGCGCTGGAGGAGTGCCCGATCCCGGTCCACCAATTGCCCGACGACCGCTTCCTCTGCTCCCACGCCGAGTTCGCGGATTGGGCGGAGGGCCGCAAGGAACTGCGGATGGAGTGGTTCTACCGCGAGATGCGCCGCAAGACCGGCCTGCTGATGGACGGCGACGCGCCCGAGGGTGGCAAGTGGAACTACGACCACGAGAACCGCAAGCCGCCTCCCGGCTCTGTCGAGGTCGCGCCCATGCGCTTCACCCCCGACGACACGGTGGCGGAGGTGCTGGAACTGGTGGAGGCGCGCTTCGGCGACAATTTCGGCACGCTCACGCCCTTCTGGTTCGCCACCGACACCGCGCAGGCCCGCCGTGCGCTGAGCCATTTCACCAAGACAGCGCTGCCGCATTTCGGCGATTATCAGGACGCGATGATGAAGGGGGAGCGTTTCCTCTACCACGCGATCGTCTCGATGTATGTGAATGCGGGCCTGCTTGGCTGGCGCGAGGTCTGCGACGCGGCGGAGGCGGCCTACCGTGCGGGTGACGCGCCCCTGAACGCCGTGGAAGGCTTCATCCGCCAGATCATCGGCTGGCGCGAATACATGCGCGGGATCTATTTCCTCGAAGGACCTGGCTACACCGAGCGCAACGTCCTGCGCCACGATCGTCCGCTCCCCGCGTTTTACTGGAGCGCCGACACGGACATGCTCTGCCTCGCGGAAGCCATCGGCCAGACACGGGACGAAGCCTACGCCCATCATATCCAGAGGCTCATGGTGACGGGGAATTTCGCGCTGCTGGCCGGGGTCGATCCGCATGAGGTCCACGAATGGTACCTTGCCGTCTACGCCGACGCGTACGAATGGGTGGAGGCGCCCAACGTCATCGGAATGAGCCAGTTCGCCGACGGCGGGATCGTCGGCTCGAAGCCCTACGTTTCGGGCGGCAATTATATCAACAAGATGTCGGATTACTGCAAGTCCTGTGCCTATGCCGTCAGCCAGAAGACCGGCGAGGGGGCCTGTCCGTTCAACGCGCTCTATTGGCAGTTTCTCGACCGCCACGAGGAGCGCTTCTCGAAGAACCCACGCATGGCGCAGATGTATCGGACCTGGAACCGGATGGACGAAGAGAAACGCGCAGCGACCATCGCCAGCGCCGAGGCGTTTCTGGCAAAGCTGGACGCGGGCGAGCGGGTCTGA
- a CDS encoding 2-isopropylmalate synthase: protein MTSENHASKIDSNRVLIFDTTLRDGEQSPGATMSHDEKLEIAGLLDEMGVDIIEAGFPIASEGDFNAVSEIAKNAVNSTICGLARANLKDIDRCWEAVKHAKSPRIHTFIGTSPQHRAIPNLTMDEMADRIHETVTHARNLCDNVQWSPMDATRTEWDFLARTVEIAIRAGATTINIPDTVGYTAPEESADLIRRLIAEVPGADEIIFATHCHNDLGMATANSLAAVAGGARQIECTINGLGERAGNTALEEVVMAMKTRHDILPYTTKIDSTKIMHLSRRVATVSGFNVQPNKAIVGKNAFAHESGIHQDGMLKSADTFEIMRPEDVGLVETNIVMGKHSGRAALRSKLKDLGFDLADNQLNDLFVRFKALADRKKEVFDDDLIALVTDAGSDGEGHLEVNFLRVVCGTEAPQTAELSLRVGEEDKQASAQGDGPVDAAFNAVKAVFPNEAALQLYQVSAVTEGMDAQATVTVRIEEDGRIATGQSADTDTVVASVKAYVNALNRLIVRREKSGGDVPEVSYKDIG, encoded by the coding sequence ATGACCTCTGAAAACCATGCCTCCAAGATCGACTCCAACCGCGTCCTGATCTTCGACACCACCCTGCGCGACGGCGAGCAATCGCCCGGCGCGACGATGAGCCATGACGAGAAGCTGGAGATCGCAGGCCTGCTCGACGAGATGGGCGTCGACATCATCGAGGCCGGTTTCCCGATCGCCTCGGAGGGCGATTTCAACGCCGTCTCCGAGATCGCGAAGAACGCCGTCAACTCCACCATCTGCGGTCTGGCGCGCGCCAACCTGAAGGACATCGACCGCTGTTGGGAGGCGGTGAAACACGCGAAATCGCCGCGCATTCACACCTTCATCGGCACCTCGCCGCAGCACCGCGCGATCCCGAACCTGACCATGGACGAGATGGCCGACCGCATCCACGAGACGGTGACCCACGCGCGCAACCTCTGCGACAACGTGCAATGGTCGCCGATGGACGCCACGCGAACCGAGTGGGATTTCCTCGCCCGCACGGTCGAGATCGCGATCCGCGCCGGTGCCACGACGATCAACATCCCCGACACCGTCGGCTACACCGCGCCTGAGGAGAGCGCCGACCTGATCCGCCGCCTGATCGCCGAGGTGCCCGGCGCCGACGAGATCATCTTCGCGACGCACTGCCACAACGACCTCGGCATGGCGACGGCGAATTCGCTGGCCGCCGTCGCGGGCGGTGCGCGCCAGATCGAGTGCACCATCAACGGCTTGGGCGAGCGTGCGGGCAACACGGCGCTGGAAGAGGTCGTCATGGCGATGAAGACCCGCCACGACATCCTGCCCTACACCACGAAGATCGACAGCACGAAGATCATGCACTTGAGCCGGCGTGTAGCGACGGTCTCGGGCTTCAACGTGCAGCCCAACAAGGCCATCGTCGGCAAGAACGCCTTCGCCCACGAAAGTGGCATCCATCAGGACGGGATGCTGAAGTCCGCCGACACTTTCGAGATCATGCGGCCCGAGGACGTGGGTCTGGTTGAGACCAACATCGTCATGGGCAAGCATTCGGGCCGCGCCGCGCTGCGCTCGAAGCTGAAGGACCTGGGCTTCGATCTGGCCGACAACCAACTCAACGATCTCTTCGTGCGCTTCAAGGCGCTGGCCGACCGCAAGAAGGAGGTCTTCGACGACGACCTGATCGCGCTGGTCACTGACGCTGGCAGCGACGGGGAGGGACATCTGGAGGTCAACTTTCTGCGGGTCGTCTGCGGCACCGAGGCGCCCCAGACGGCAGAGCTGTCGCTGCGCGTGGGCGAGGAGGACAAGCAGGCGAGCGCCCAGGGCGACGGCCCGGTGGATGCCGCCTTCAACGCGGTGAAGGCCGTGTTCCCCAACGAAGCCGCCCTGCAGCTCTACCAGGTGAGCGCCGTGACCGAGGGCATGGACGCCCAGGCCACCGTGACCGTGCGCATCGAGGAAGACGGGCGCATCGCTACTGGCCAGTCGGCGGACACCGATACGGTGGTGGCCAGCGTGAAGGCCTACGTCAACGCGCTCAACCGCCTGATCGTGCGGCGCGAGAAGTCCGGCGGCGACGTGCCCGAGGTCTCCTACAAGGACATCGGTTGA
- a CDS encoding DUF1801 domain-containing protein has protein sequence MTENKTQPTDADVMAFLDAVEHPTRRADGLTLDALFRQVTGFEPQMWGPSIVGYGRYDYTYKTGRSGSSLATGFSPRKANLSIYIMPGYADFGEMLDRLGKHKKGAACLYINKLADVDLGVLEEIIAAGLRDLDAIWPVKPR, from the coding sequence ATGACCGAGAACAAGACCCAACCAACCGACGCCGATGTCATGGCCTTTCTCGACGCGGTCGAGCATCCGACGCGCCGTGCCGATGGGTTGACGCTGGATGCTCTGTTTCGACAGGTCACCGGGTTCGAGCCGCAAATGTGGGGCCCCTCCATCGTCGGCTACGGGCGCTATGACTACACCTACAAGACCGGTCGCTCCGGGTCGTCTCTGGCCACGGGGTTCAGCCCCCGCAAGGCCAACCTCTCGATCTATATCATGCCGGGCTATGCCGATTTCGGCGAGATGCTGGATCGTCTGGGCAAGCACAAGAAGGGGGCGGCCTGCCTCTACATCAACAAGCTTGCCGACGTTGATCTTGGCGTGCTGGAGGAGATCATTGCGGCCGGTCTGCGCGATCTGGACGCCATCTGGCCGGTGAAACCGCGCTGA
- the mreC gene encoding rod shape-determining protein MreC, whose translation MARDSYDDSYARPVRRLLLTVLVLLLLVLVLIWRIDNPRVERMRAAVIDRYVPNMEWVMAPITGIARMAEDFQSYTRLFEQNQELRRELQQMRAWREAALQLEQENARLLDLNRVQLDPELTFVTGIVLADSGSPFRRSVLLNVGARDGILDGWATMDGLGVVGRISGVGESTSRVLLLTDAASRIPVTILPSGQQALLMGDNTGTPLLDFIDDAQDVAAGDRVVTSGDGGLFPPELLVGQVVFTSDGRMRVRMSADLQRLNFMRVMRSHPGTTLDSPADLIGPPWPPEGMTLNDEGVPVALEPEVEDLAEEQP comes from the coding sequence ATGGCCCGGGACAGTTACGACGATTCCTATGCTCGCCCCGTCCGGCGTCTGCTGCTGACGGTTCTGGTGCTGTTGTTGCTTGTGCTCGTGTTGATCTGGCGCATCGACAACCCGCGGGTCGAACGGATGCGGGCGGCAGTGATCGACCGCTACGTGCCGAACATGGAATGGGTGATGGCGCCGATCACCGGCATCGCCCGGATGGCCGAGGATTTCCAAAGCTACACGCGCCTGTTCGAGCAGAACCAGGAACTGCGGCGCGAGTTGCAGCAGATGCGCGCCTGGCGCGAGGCGGCGCTGCAGCTGGAGCAGGAGAACGCCCGCCTGCTGGACCTCAACCGCGTGCAGCTCGATCCCGAGCTTACCTTCGTGACCGGTATTGTGCTAGCTGACAGCGGCTCCCCCTTTCGCCGGTCGGTGCTGCTCAACGTTGGCGCGCGCGACGGCATCCTCGACGGATGGGCGACGATGGACGGCCTTGGCGTCGTAGGCCGGATCTCGGGCGTCGGCGAAAGCACCAGCCGGGTGTTGTTGCTGACCGACGCGGCAAGCCGCATTCCGGTGACGATCCTGCCCTCGGGCCAGCAGGCGCTCTTGATGGGCGACAACACCGGTACGCCGCTTCTGGACTTCATCGATGACGCGCAGGACGTGGCGGCTGGCGACCGGGTCGTGACCTCGGGCGATGGCGGGTTGTTCCCTCCGGAACTGCTGGTCGGCCAAGTCGTCTTCACGTCCGACGGCCGGATGCGCGTGCGGATGTCGGCCGATCTGCAACGGCTCAACTTCATGCGCGTGATGCGCAGCCATCCCGGCACGACGCTCGACAGCCCTGCTGATCTGATCGGCCCGCCTTGGCCGCCGGAAGGCATGACGCTGAATGACGAGGGCGTGCCTGTCGCGCTGGAGCCGGAGGTCGAGGACCTTGCGGAAGAGCAGCCGTGA
- a CDS encoding metallopeptidase family protein, which produces MSADPAPPDSFAPDLAVIEGIALAARDALAPPWAGPAREVLIRVEEMADDQMLADLEMDDPFELTGLYEGIPMTHKSVLDMPERPDTIWLFRRAILDEWVDRGNVTLTELVTHVLIHEFAHHFGWSDEDIARVDQWWD; this is translated from the coding sequence ATGAGCGCCGATCCCGCCCCACCTGACAGCTTTGCTCCAGACCTCGCCGTGATCGAGGGCATCGCCCTTGCCGCGCGCGACGCCTTGGCGCCGCCCTGGGCCGGACCCGCGCGCGAGGTGCTGATCCGGGTGGAGGAGATGGCCGACGACCAGATGCTGGCGGATCTGGAGATGGACGATCCGTTCGAGCTTACCGGCCTCTACGAGGGCATTCCGATGACCCACAAGTCGGTGCTGGACATGCCCGAGCGGCCCGACACCATCTGGCTCTTTCGCCGCGCGATCCTCGACGAATGGGTGGACCGCGGCAACGTCACCCTGACAGAGCTTGTGACCCACGTCCTGATCCACGAGTTCGCGCATCATTTCGGCTGGTCCGACGAGGACATCGCCCGCGTCGACCAATGGTGGGATTGA
- a CDS encoding rod shape-determining protein MreD, whose protein sequence is MSVFSPRHIWTYRAIFVGLSLGIITLKLLPLNLAASGIPGPDLLVLLAFAWMVRQPALVPLGLLLVIFLLADFLFMRPPGLWTALLLLAAESLRRRRLTMTELPFLVEWGMVTVMVMGMVLLNRLILWMLLVDLDSLGLTLAHGIVTVATYPVVVVISKFVLRIRKLGPTELEAL, encoded by the coding sequence GTGAGCGTCTTCTCGCCCCGGCACATCTGGACCTACCGCGCCATCTTCGTGGGCCTCAGCCTCGGCATCATCACCCTGAAACTCCTGCCCCTGAACCTTGCGGCATCCGGCATCCCCGGCCCAGACCTCCTTGTTCTGCTGGCCTTCGCCTGGATGGTGCGGCAACCGGCGCTGGTGCCTCTCGGGCTGCTGCTGGTGATCTTCCTGCTGGCGGATTTTCTTTTCATGCGCCCGCCGGGGCTCTGGACCGCGCTGCTTCTGCTTGCCGCCGAAAGCCTGCGTCGCCGGCGTCTGACGATGACCGAGCTGCCGTTTCTGGTGGAATGGGGCATGGTGACGGTCATGGTCATGGGCATGGTTCTGCTCAACCGGCTGATCCTGTGGATGTTGCTGGTGGACCTCGATAGCCTTGGGCTAACGCTCGCTCATGGGATTGTGACGGTGGCGACCTATCCGGTCGTTGTTGTCATCTCGAAATTCGTTCTGCGAATCCGTAAACTGGGGCCTACTGAACTCGAAGCCCTCTGA
- the mrdA gene encoding penicillin-binding protein 2, giving the protein MKRTAKELEDSARQIGRRGLIVGGLFLGTSAVLAGRMRYLQVERADDFRLLAEDNRISIRVLPPERGLIFDRSGVLLAGNEPVYRITFVREDADDVDAVLDRLSQIVTLDMEQLERKRAEIFAVRPWVPVTIADRLSWEEMSSVAVNAPALPGVNPEVGLSRAYPMGADFAHVVGYVRNVPDGYRQETGDNDPVLSIPDFQVGLLNVEEGLEETLRGDAGTKRVEVNANGRVMRELDRDPAVAGGDVQLTVDAGLQNYVEARLHGESAGVVVMDCQNGDIMALASAPSYDPSIFTRPLSSTIYGGLLNDPYRPLSNKSTQGLYPPGSTYKMVVALAALEGGFIAPDETVNCPGYMEVGNRRFHCWRRGGHGRVDLARSLEQSCDVYYYELAQRVGIENISAMAVRLGCGVRHDLPLSSIAQGLAPTMDWKRRRYEQDWVVGDTLNASIGQGFVLSSPLHLAVMTARIASGRALEPSLVRSINGVPRRGPEAPDLGIDPAHLALVHEGMWRVSNSSRGTAYRSRTMADEYTIAGKTGTSQVRNITAAERAAGVINNRDLPWERRDHALFVGFAPYDNPRYAVSVIVEHGGGGSTAAAPIGRDVLLRAQVGDVPPPDLYPVSQRRSIQQMHERLPILETPPTPSGREPRRA; this is encoded by the coding sequence ATGAAACGCACTGCCAAAGAGCTTGAAGACAGCGCCCGCCAGATCGGGCGACGCGGCCTCATCGTGGGCGGCCTGTTTCTTGGCACCTCGGCGGTGCTGGCGGGCCGGATGCGCTACCTGCAGGTAGAGCGGGCCGATGACTTCCGGCTGCTGGCCGAGGACAACCGCATCTCCATCCGGGTGCTGCCACCGGAGCGCGGGCTGATCTTCGATCGCTCGGGCGTGCTTCTGGCGGGCAATGAGCCGGTCTACCGGATCACCTTCGTGCGCGAGGATGCCGACGACGTTGATGCCGTGCTGGACCGGTTGAGCCAGATCGTGACCCTCGACATGGAGCAGCTGGAACGCAAGCGCGCCGAGATTTTCGCCGTGCGTCCCTGGGTCCCGGTGACCATCGCCGACCGCCTGAGTTGGGAGGAAATGTCCTCGGTCGCCGTCAACGCCCCCGCCCTGCCCGGCGTGAACCCCGAAGTCGGCCTGTCACGCGCCTACCCGATGGGCGCGGATTTCGCCCATGTCGTGGGCTACGTGCGCAACGTGCCCGACGGATATCGGCAGGAAACCGGCGACAATGATCCGGTGCTGAGCATCCCCGATTTCCAGGTCGGCCTGCTGAACGTGGAAGAAGGGCTGGAAGAGACCCTCCGCGGCGATGCCGGCACGAAGCGCGTGGAGGTCAACGCCAACGGCCGCGTCATGCGCGAGTTGGATCGCGATCCCGCCGTGGCCGGAGGCGACGTGCAACTGACGGTGGACGCGGGGCTGCAGAACTACGTCGAGGCGCGGCTGCATGGCGAAAGCGCGGGCGTGGTGGTGATGGATTGTCAGAACGGCGACATCATGGCGCTGGCCTCCGCGCCCTCCTACGACCCGTCGATCTTCACCCGGCCCCTGTCCTCGACGATTTACGGCGGGTTGCTGAACGATCCCTACCGGCCGCTGTCGAACAAATCGACGCAAGGCCTCTATCCGCCCGGCTCCACCTACAAGATGGTGGTGGCCCTCGCGGCGCTGGAAGGCGGCTTCATTGCCCCGGACGAGACGGTGAACTGCCCCGGCTACATGGAGGTCGGCAACCGCCGCTTCCACTGCTGGCGGCGCGGCGGCCATGGGCGGGTCGACCTCGCCCGCAGCCTCGAGCAATCCTGCGATGTCTACTACTACGAACTGGCCCAACGGGTGGGGATCGAGAACATCTCCGCCATGGCAGTACGGCTCGGCTGCGGCGTGCGCCACGACCTGCCGCTCTCCAGCATCGCTCAAGGCCTCGCCCCCACCATGGATTGGAAGCGCCGCCGCTACGAGCAGGACTGGGTCGTGGGCGACACGCTCAACGCCTCCATCGGGCAGGGTTTCGTGCTGTCCTCGCCGCTGCATCTGGCGGTGATGACCGCCCGCATCGCCTCGGGCCGCGCGCTGGAGCCCTCGCTGGTGCGTTCGATCAACGGCGTACCACGGCGCGGCCCGGAGGCGCCCGATCTCGGCATCGACCCGGCGCACCTTGCGTTGGTGCACGAGGGCATGTGGCGGGTCAGCAACAGCTCCCGCGGGACCGCCTATCGCAGCCGCACCATGGCCGACGAATACACCATCGCCGGCAAGACCGGCACCAGCCAGGTCCGCAACATCACCGCCGCCGAGCGTGCGGCAGGGGTGATCAACAACCGTGACCTGCCTTGGGAACGGCGCGATCACGCGCTCTTCGTGGGCTTCGCGCCCTACGACAACCCACGCTACGCGGTCTCCGTCATCGTCGAGCATGGCGGCGGCGGCTCCACCGCGGCGGCCCCCATCGGGCGCGACGTGCTGCTGCGCGCGCAGGTGGGCGACGTGCCCCCGCCCGATCTCTACCCGGTCAGCCAGCGCCGCTCGATCCAGCAGATGCACGAGCGCCTGCCGATCCTCGAGACGCCCCCCACCCCCTCGGGCCGGGAGCCGCGCCGGGCATGA
- a CDS encoding SDR family NAD(P)-dependent oxidoreductase, whose amino-acid sequence MIDALVIGASGGIGQAMVAEMRARGGRVTTLSRREDGLDVADAASVDRVLGALEQPFQTVFVATGILAQEGHAPEKQLAAIDADAMAQVFAVNTIGTANILRHLPRLLPKRGRSVAAFLTARVGSITDNRIGGWHSYRASKAAANMLVRGAAIELARTHPDALVAAMHPGTVATPFTANYAASHKTVPADETASLLCDVMGQLKETGTFVDYAGAEIPW is encoded by the coding sequence ATGATAGATGCTCTGGTCATAGGCGCGTCCGGTGGGATCGGGCAGGCGATGGTTGCCGAGATGCGGGCGCGGGGCGGGCGGGTTACAACCCTCTCGCGGCGCGAGGATGGGCTGGACGTGGCCGACGCGGCCAGCGTGGACCGGGTGCTTGGTGCGCTGGAGCAGCCGTTTCAAACGGTTTTCGTCGCTACAGGCATTCTTGCGCAGGAGGGTCACGCGCCGGAAAAGCAGCTTGCGGCCATCGACGCGGACGCCATGGCGCAGGTCTTTGCCGTCAATACCATCGGCACCGCCAACATACTGCGTCACCTGCCGCGCCTCCTGCCGAAGCGCGGCCGTTCGGTCGCGGCGTTTCTGACGGCGCGCGTGGGCTCCATCACTGACAACCGCATCGGCGGCTGGCACAGCTACCGCGCCTCGAAAGCGGCGGCGAACATGCTGGTGCGCGGCGCGGCGATCGAACTGGCGCGGACCCACCCCGACGCGCTTGTTGCAGCGATGCACCCCGGCACGGTCGCCACGCCTTTCACTGCAAACTACGCGGCAAGCCACAAGACCGTCCCCGCCGATGAAACCGCCAGCCTGCTCTGCGACGTGATGGGGCAGTTGAAAGAGACCGGCACTTTCGTCGATTACGCCGGGGCCGAGATCCCATGGTAG
- the gltX gene encoding glutamate--tRNA ligase, which translates to MSVVTRFAPSPTGFIHVGNLRTALFNFLIARKAGGEFILRLDDTDPERSTQEYADAIQEDLEWLGLTWDRIEKQSDRLDRYAAAADELREKGRFYEAWETPTELDLKRKKQLNMHQPPVYDRAALKLSEDEKAALRAERGQGVWRFKLNHERIEWTDGILGDLSIDAASVSDPVLIRADGQVLYTIASVVDDTDMGVTHVVRGSDHVTNTATQIQIMEALGKTAPAFAHHSLLTGPQGEALSKRLGTLSLRDLREAGMEPMALLSHMARIGSSQPVELASSVDELAEGFDLDHFGSAPTKFDVEDLWPLTASVLHATPYEDVSHEIAALGVPAEIAPDFWEVARANISKRAEIADWWTLFRDGATPLVADEDRAFIAEAFGMLPDLPYDETTWANWTASVKEATGRKGKGLFMPLRKAVTGREKGPEMADVMRLMQVKPSL; encoded by the coding sequence ATGTCTGTCGTTACCCGGTTCGCCCCTTCCCCCACTGGTTTCATCCATGTCGGCAACCTGCGCACCGCGCTGTTCAACTTCCTGATCGCGCGCAAGGCCGGCGGCGAGTTCATCCTGCGCCTTGACGACACCGACCCCGAGCGCTCGACCCAGGAATATGCCGACGCGATTCAGGAAGACCTCGAATGGCTCGGCCTGACTTGGGACCGGATCGAGAAGCAGTCCGACCGTCTCGACCGCTATGCCGCTGCCGCTGACGAGCTGCGCGAGAAGGGGCGGTTCTACGAGGCGTGGGAGACACCGACCGAGCTGGACCTGAAGCGCAAGAAGCAGCTGAACATGCATCAGCCGCCCGTCTATGACCGCGCCGCGCTGAAGCTCTCCGAGGACGAGAAAGCCGCCCTTCGCGCCGAGCGGGGGCAGGGTGTCTGGCGCTTCAAGCTGAACCACGAGCGGATCGAGTGGACCGACGGCATCCTCGGCGATCTGTCGATTGACGCGGCCTCGGTTTCCGACCCGGTGCTGATCCGCGCCGACGGACAGGTGCTCTACACCATTGCTTCGGTCGTCGACGACACCGACATGGGCGTGACCCACGTCGTGCGCGGCTCGGACCATGTCACCAACACCGCGACGCAGATCCAGATCATGGAAGCGCTCGGCAAGACCGCGCCCGCCTTCGCCCATCACTCGCTGCTGACCGGACCGCAGGGCGAGGCGCTGTCGAAGCGCCTTGGCACGCTGTCCTTGCGGGATCTTCGCGAGGCGGGGATGGAGCCGATGGCGCTGCTCTCGCACATGGCGCGGATCGGTTCTTCTCAGCCGGTGGAGCTGGCCTCTTCGGTCGATGAACTGGCTGAGGGCTTTGATCTGGACCACTTCGGCTCGGCCCCCACGAAATTCGATGTCGAGGACCTATGGCCGCTGACCGCCAGCGTGCTGCACGCGACCCCCTACGAGGATGTCTCCCACGAAATCGCGGCCCTCGGCGTACCCGCCGAGATCGCGCCGGATTTCTGGGAGGTGGCTCGCGCCAATATCTCCAAGCGTGCCGAGATCGCCGATTGGTGGACCCTGTTCCGCGACGGCGCGACGCCACTGGTCGCTGACGAGGACCGTGCGTTCATCGCAGAGGCCTTCGGGATGCTCCCCGATCTGCCCTATGACGAGACCACGTGGGCCAATTGGACGGCGTCGGTGAAAGAGGCGACCGGCCGCAAGGGCAAGGGTCTTTTCATGCCGCTGCGCAAGGCCGTCACGGGCCGCGAGAAGGGGCCGGAAATGGCGGATGTCATGCGGCTGATGCAGGTAAAGCCGAGCCTCTGA